In Bacillus sp. SB49, a single window of DNA contains:
- the recU gene encoding Holliday junction resolvase RecU: MNYPNGKRAIKHSLAPKGKTKTDFSNRGMSLEEDINVTNEHYLASQKAVVHKKPTPVQIVNVDYPKRSAAVIKEAYFKQASTTDFNGVYRGKYIDFEAKETKNKTSFPLSNVHQHQIDHMKAVQLHGGISFLIVKFTPLDEVYLLPAQDLFVYWDEQWQGGRKSIPYSYIKQKGSLIPFRYQARVDYASVLDKLYF, from the coding sequence TTGAATTATCCCAACGGGAAGCGCGCTATAAAGCATTCGCTCGCCCCAAAAGGTAAGACGAAGACAGATTTCAGCAACCGTGGGATGTCTTTGGAAGAGGATATTAATGTGACCAACGAGCACTACCTTGCGTCTCAGAAAGCCGTGGTCCATAAAAAACCGACACCGGTACAAATTGTAAATGTGGATTACCCGAAACGAAGCGCTGCCGTTATCAAAGAAGCATACTTTAAACAAGCTTCGACGACAGACTTCAATGGAGTTTATCGCGGGAAATACATCGATTTTGAAGCGAAAGAGACGAAAAACAAAACGTCCTTTCCCTTAAGTAACGTACACCAGCATCAGATCGATCATATGAAGGCGGTTCAACTTCACGGCGGCATCAGTTTTCTGATCGTCAAATTCACCCCTTTGGATGAGGTCTACCTCCTCCCTGCTCAAGATTTATTCGTTTATTGGGACGAGCAGTGGCAAGGAGGTCGCAAATCGATTCCCTACTCCTATATTAAACAAAAAGGAAGCTTGATTCCTTTCCGTTATCAGGCACGGGTCGACTATGCTTCTGTACTCGATAAGCTCTATTTTTGA
- a CDS encoding YppE family protein yields MSIRTYTEEMKEMIDQLHQKFLNTEGPVDRRSHEFFQMVKKETAPLFDLTSNWMAAAEAFVKNRNSSVHPNQVKSTHENVEMIILHSYYLDVERKRYKELYQSSHYVLDMLLSDMD; encoded by the coding sequence ATGTCAATAAGAACGTATACAGAAGAAATGAAAGAGATGATCGACCAACTTCACCAAAAGTTCCTCAACACAGAAGGGCCTGTCGATCGAAGGAGCCACGAATTTTTTCAAATGGTTAAGAAAGAAACCGCACCTCTGTTTGATCTTACCAGCAATTGGATGGCGGCCGCGGAAGCATTCGTTAAAAACCGTAATTCCTCAGTTCATCCTAATCAGGTGAAATCCACCCACGAGAATGTCGAAATGATTATTTTGCACAGCTATTATTTGGATGTCGAGAGGAAAAGGTATAAAGAATTGTACCAGTCTTCTCATTATGTACTGGATATGCTCCTTTCAGATATGGATTGA
- a CDS encoding efflux RND transporter permease subunit yields the protein MKSILTYKKIVWVFIALLVFTGIFTYLQLPKREIPEINVNVASISTVYPGATPEEVERTITNPVEEELLSIEGVDEVTSASTAGFGSITVTLAGDADRNTVNSKINQAVSDVSRSFPDEVQDPSINTDVSGSAVASYHLLAENTETLYGLRDQLNDWEEELTSINGVDSIMIKGLPDQKVSVSLDNEQLEENQIQPFNVISTIQEEIGPAAIGTEEQDNEIKQLIFNKFKSVDELNDLGVGTNDQGDSVTLSDIGSVSVANEDADDLITYDSQSALSVTVMADEGVNISSVQDQITEKLDTLKEELPSEITVDRFYTQSTIIDEVFNNLITSLAISFFAVIVIMVLGLPLSSALLVALAIPISIIIGLIPLPYAGVDLNQISIIGMIIAIGILVDDAIVVNDNIQRRFQLGDGPLEGTIKGVQEVGKSIITSTLMIIFSFFPLTFISGSNGDFIRALPSVLIFTVIASTFIALTFIPTVQYARQRNSKKKTKAKTGLLGGLFNGMEKVYADKILPKTTKKPWLTTISGLVLCLLLALLAIKIPFEFFPAADRQEVTISIENQQGTPLEETKNQLQSMEEYLESKDENITETAVYAGSGLPNIFNSGLQRSGENTGQLLVRIDREKTSASDFIKEWEEPLREEFPDSEIFLETIVSGPPPSPPVQVKIQGPELSPLVEEAKKARDLLSDVEGAEIATVNAGEGQSFIEYNPDRELLKDNNITIDQVTSLIQLANTGVPLGTFDNGVERLPIEVKIDDGVANGVDLSALSIAGNTAGQSGPPETISLEDAISTEEVEQIGVIPHLDGTRTITIEAYPEEGKDQTFSAGAEDVIAKIKKELPENYSLVETGESDATTDFFVEVAKLFVIVLFLIYLTIAIQFNSLLMPLLITGTVFLAITGAIVGLFVSGEPLSFLAVLGIVSLSGIVVRNSVILVEFIEQNIERYGSRREAAIEAGRARIRPIVLTSLTSIAALVPIIITGDVLFKPLAISIVSGLLFSTILTLLLVPSFYLIIAKVTKRKTAE from the coding sequence GTGAAATCTATCCTTACTTACAAAAAGATTGTATGGGTGTTCATAGCGCTTCTCGTTTTCACGGGAATTTTCACTTATCTACAGCTTCCGAAAAGGGAAATTCCGGAGATCAACGTTAATGTAGCATCCATATCGACTGTATATCCCGGGGCAACACCGGAAGAAGTGGAAAGGACCATCACGAATCCTGTGGAAGAAGAACTTCTTTCCATTGAAGGTGTCGATGAAGTAACTTCCGCCTCCACTGCCGGCTTCGGTTCTATAACCGTGACCCTGGCCGGGGATGCGGATCGAAACACGGTAAATTCGAAAATCAATCAAGCTGTATCAGACGTTTCCAGAAGTTTTCCTGACGAAGTTCAAGACCCTTCTATTAATACGGACGTATCCGGCTCAGCAGTGGCTTCTTATCATCTGCTCGCGGAAAATACAGAAACTCTTTACGGTCTCCGCGATCAACTGAATGATTGGGAGGAAGAATTAACATCGATTAACGGTGTGGATTCCATTATGATTAAGGGCCTTCCGGATCAGAAGGTTTCCGTTTCTCTCGATAATGAGCAGCTCGAAGAGAATCAAATTCAACCGTTCAACGTTATTAGTACTATTCAGGAAGAAATCGGTCCTGCAGCCATTGGAACGGAAGAACAGGACAATGAAATCAAACAGCTCATTTTCAACAAATTTAAGAGCGTGGATGAGCTGAATGATCTTGGGGTCGGAACGAACGACCAGGGAGATTCCGTCACATTGTCAGATATAGGCTCCGTATCAGTGGCAAATGAGGATGCGGATGATTTAATTACTTATGATAGTCAATCGGCACTTTCGGTTACGGTAATGGCCGATGAAGGAGTAAACATCTCCTCCGTTCAAGATCAAATTACTGAAAAGTTGGATACCTTGAAAGAAGAGCTTCCAAGCGAGATAACCGTCGATCGTTTTTATACACAAAGTACAATTATCGATGAAGTTTTTAATAACTTAATAACATCCCTTGCTATTTCATTCTTTGCAGTTATCGTCATCATGGTCTTGGGACTTCCATTGTCATCCGCCCTTTTGGTTGCTTTGGCCATCCCCATTTCCATTATCATCGGACTGATTCCGCTGCCTTATGCAGGGGTGGACCTCAATCAAATATCCATAATTGGAATGATTATAGCCATTGGTATCCTTGTTGATGACGCCATTGTCGTTAACGATAACATTCAACGAAGATTCCAGCTTGGAGACGGGCCTTTGGAAGGAACTATTAAGGGTGTACAGGAAGTAGGTAAATCGATCATCACCTCTACGTTGATGATTATTTTCAGCTTCTTCCCGTTAACGTTCATCTCTGGTTCAAACGGCGATTTCATACGTGCCCTTCCTTCTGTACTCATCTTTACCGTCATTGCTTCAACCTTTATCGCATTGACATTCATCCCAACTGTTCAATACGCAAGACAACGGAACAGTAAGAAGAAGACGAAAGCGAAGACGGGACTGCTTGGCGGCCTGTTCAATGGTATGGAGAAAGTTTATGCAGACAAAATCCTTCCGAAAACAACGAAGAAACCATGGTTAACGACCATATCCGGTCTTGTCCTTTGTCTGCTGCTTGCTTTATTGGCTATCAAAATTCCATTTGAGTTCTTCCCGGCAGCCGACCGCCAGGAAGTTACCATTTCCATCGAGAATCAGCAGGGTACACCTCTCGAGGAGACAAAAAATCAGCTGCAATCTATGGAAGAATACTTGGAAAGCAAGGATGAAAATATTACAGAAACGGCTGTTTATGCCGGATCCGGCCTTCCTAATATCTTTAATTCGGGTCTTCAGCGTTCTGGAGAAAATACCGGACAGCTGCTCGTTCGTATTGACAGAGAAAAAACGAGCGCATCCGATTTTATTAAGGAATGGGAAGAACCTTTAAGAGAAGAATTTCCAGATTCTGAAATATTCCTGGAAACGATTGTATCCGGACCACCTCCTTCTCCACCAGTTCAAGTGAAGATTCAAGGGCCGGAGCTTTCCCCACTTGTCGAGGAAGCGAAAAAAGCACGGGACCTGCTTTCGGATGTTGAAGGTGCAGAAATCGCGACCGTCAATGCTGGTGAAGGACAGTCCTTTATTGAATATAATCCGGATCGTGAATTACTCAAAGATAATAACATCACGATCGATCAAGTCACATCGCTCATCCAACTGGCAAATACCGGCGTGCCGCTTGGTACTTTCGACAATGGCGTGGAGCGTCTTCCAATAGAAGTGAAAATTGATGACGGAGTGGCGAACGGCGTCGACTTAAGTGCACTTTCCATTGCCGGAAACACGGCAGGCCAATCCGGACCTCCGGAAACTATATCTCTTGAAGACGCGATTTCTACCGAAGAGGTTGAACAAATCGGAGTAATTCCCCACCTTGACGGTACGAGGACGATTACCATCGAGGCCTATCCGGAGGAAGGAAAGGATCAAACGTTCTCTGCTGGAGCAGAAGACGTGATCGCAAAAATCAAAAAGGAACTTCCGGAGAACTATTCCCTCGTTGAAACAGGTGAATCAGATGCTACAACAGACTTCTTCGTGGAAGTCGCTAAATTGTTTGTTATCGTCTTGTTCCTTATTTACTTGACGATTGCTATCCAGTTCAATTCCCTGTTGATGCCGCTGCTTATTACAGGAACGGTATTCTTGGCGATTACAGGTGCCATCGTAGGACTGTTTGTATCCGGTGAACCATTGAGCTTCCTTGCAGTTCTCGGTATTGTTTCTTTATCTGGAATCGTAGTAAGGAACTCGGTCATTCTGGTCGAATTCATCGAGCAGAACATTGAAAGGTATGGTTCTAGAAGGGAAGCCGCCATCGAGGCAGGAAGGGCAAGAATACGCCCGATTGTTCTGACGTCCCTCACATCGATCGCTGCTCTTGTGCCGATTATCATTACAGGAGACGTATTGTTTAAACCACTCGCGATATCGATTGTCTCGGGTCTGTTGTTCTCGACCATACTAACCTTGTTGCTTGTTCCATCTTTCTATTTGATTATTGCAAAGGTCACGAAAAGAAAGACAGCAGAATAA
- the asnS gene encoding asparagine--tRNA ligase, which produces MKTTIKEAAKYIGEKVTIGAWLSNKRSSGKIAFLQLRDGTGFMQGIVVKADIGEDKFQEAKALTQETSLYVTGVIAEDTRSPLGYEMQVTDFEIIHEAVDYPITPKEHGTEFLMDHRHLWLRSKRQHAVMSVRNEIIRATYEFFNDNGYVKIDPPILTGSSAEGSTELFHTKYFEEDAYLSQSGQLYMEAAAMAFGRVFSFGPTFRAEKSKTRRHLIEFWMIEPEMAFMEHVESLEVQEQYVSHVVQSVLKNCAIELEALGRDTEKLKQIQAPFPRISYDDAVQLLKDKGFDDIEWGEDFGAPHETAIAESYDKPVFITNYPAEIKAFYMKPDPERPEVVLCADLIAPEGYGEIIGGSQRIDDLELMKQRYEEHGLTDDAYKWYLQLREYGSVPHSGFGLGLERTVAWIAGVEHVRETIPFPRLLNRLYP; this is translated from the coding sequence TTGAAGACAACTATTAAAGAAGCAGCAAAATATATAGGAGAGAAAGTAACGATTGGAGCCTGGCTCAGCAACAAGCGGTCAAGTGGTAAAATTGCCTTCCTGCAGCTTCGTGACGGAACGGGCTTCATGCAGGGTATTGTCGTCAAAGCAGATATTGGAGAAGACAAGTTCCAAGAGGCCAAAGCGCTAACACAAGAGACGTCCCTTTACGTAACAGGTGTGATTGCCGAAGATACCCGCTCACCGCTCGGATATGAAATGCAGGTAACGGACTTCGAAATCATTCACGAGGCGGTCGATTATCCCATAACACCGAAAGAACATGGAACGGAATTTTTGATGGATCACAGGCACCTATGGCTGCGTTCCAAACGTCAGCATGCCGTCATGAGCGTTCGTAATGAAATTATTCGTGCAACGTATGAATTCTTCAACGATAACGGTTATGTCAAAATCGACCCGCCGATCCTGACGGGTTCATCAGCAGAGGGTTCTACAGAACTGTTTCACACTAAGTACTTTGAAGAGGATGCCTATCTTTCTCAAAGTGGTCAGTTGTACATGGAAGCTGCTGCGATGGCATTCGGTCGAGTATTCAGTTTCGGGCCGACTTTCCGTGCTGAAAAGTCGAAAACCCGCCGTCATTTAATTGAGTTTTGGATGATCGAGCCGGAAATGGCATTTATGGAACACGTGGAAAGCCTGGAAGTTCAGGAGCAGTACGTATCCCACGTTGTTCAGTCTGTGCTGAAAAACTGTGCCATTGAATTGGAAGCACTTGGGCGTGACACAGAAAAGCTCAAACAAATTCAGGCACCTTTCCCGCGCATCAGTTATGATGATGCGGTTCAGCTCTTGAAGGACAAAGGATTCGATGACATTGAGTGGGGAGAAGACTTCGGGGCTCCGCATGAAACAGCTATCGCCGAAAGCTATGATAAACCTGTATTCATAACCAACTACCCTGCTGAAATTAAGGCGTTCTACATGAAGCCTGATCCGGAACGCCCGGAAGTTGTCCTCTGTGCGGACTTGATTGCTCCTGAAGGGTACGGGGAAATCATTGGAGGTTCCCAGCGGATCGATGATCTCGAATTGATGAAACAACGGTACGAAGAGCACGGTTTAACGGATGATGCTTATAAATGGTACCTTCAATTACGGGAGTACGGCAGCGTTCCACACTCCGGATTCGGATTGGGTCTGGAAAGAACAGTTGCTTGGATCGCCGGCGTCGAGCATGTTCGTGAAACGATTCCATTTCCGCGTCTGCTCAACAGACTTTACCCTTAA
- the nth gene encoding endonuclease III, which produces MLNKTQIRYCLDTFEEMFPEAECELNHSNPFELLVAVVLSAQATDALVNKVTPGLFAKYKTPKDYIDVSLEELQDDIKRIGLFRNKAKNIKKLSETLILQFDGQVPPTQKELESLAGVGRKTANVVASVAFGEPAIAVDTHVERVSKRLGICRWKDSVLEVEKTLMRKIPREEWSDTHHRMIFFGRYHCKAQRPNCEACPLLDLCREGQKRMRKKAQHEKNTLE; this is translated from the coding sequence ATGCTGAATAAAACACAAATTCGTTACTGTTTAGATACCTTTGAAGAAATGTTTCCGGAGGCGGAATGTGAGCTGAATCACAGTAATCCGTTTGAACTGCTCGTCGCTGTCGTTTTGTCTGCACAGGCCACAGATGCCCTTGTCAACAAGGTAACTCCCGGGTTGTTTGCCAAATACAAGACACCAAAAGATTATATTGATGTTTCCCTGGAAGAACTGCAGGACGATATAAAAAGGATTGGACTGTTCCGCAATAAAGCGAAAAACATCAAGAAATTATCCGAAACACTCATCCTCCAGTTTGACGGTCAAGTACCGCCTACTCAAAAAGAGCTGGAAAGTCTTGCGGGAGTAGGAAGGAAAACGGCGAACGTTGTCGCATCCGTCGCATTCGGGGAACCTGCGATCGCTGTCGATACCCATGTGGAAAGGGTGTCAAAAAGGCTTGGGATCTGCAGATGGAAGGATTCTGTGTTGGAAGTGGAAAAGACGTTAATGCGTAAAATTCCGAGAGAGGAATGGAGCGATACCCATCACCGGATGATTTTCTTCGGGCGTTATCACTGCAAAGCACAACGCCCGAACTGTGAAGCCTGTCCTCTGCTGGATTTATGTAGAGAAGGTCAAAAGCGTATGCGTAAAAAAGCACAACATGAAAAAAACACCCTCGAATGA
- a CDS encoding DnaD domain-containing protein, translating to MAKYQSFQNIMDNQMVVPKHLLMHYKKLNLSETELVILLQIHRFRADGNGFPTPEEIADHSTLSAQDCSKVLRSLIQKRMLTIEQNHSDHVLNESYSMEPLFEKLFTVTREVQTSSSASYNENIFPLFEQEFGRPLSPFEIETINIWLDEEKQSPALIKAALREAVLMSKLNFKYIDRILREWNRKGIRTVEQAREQGKQFRQGQQPRQTRPQESKKKDISLYYNWLEEDS from the coding sequence TTGGCTAAATACCAAAGCTTCCAAAACATCATGGACAACCAAATGGTCGTTCCCAAGCATTTGTTGATGCATTATAAGAAGCTGAACTTAAGCGAAACGGAACTTGTTATTTTGTTGCAGATACATCGTTTCCGTGCAGATGGTAACGGATTTCCTACACCCGAGGAAATAGCTGATCATTCCACGCTTTCTGCTCAGGACTGTTCCAAAGTATTGCGGAGTCTTATCCAGAAACGGATGCTGACGATCGAACAGAATCATAGCGATCACGTTTTGAATGAAAGTTACTCGATGGAACCGCTGTTTGAAAAACTTTTCACCGTAACGAGAGAAGTCCAAACGAGTAGTTCCGCTTCTTACAATGAAAATATATTCCCGCTGTTTGAACAGGAGTTTGGAAGGCCGTTGTCTCCATTTGAAATTGAAACCATTAATATATGGCTGGATGAAGAAAAACAATCACCCGCACTGATTAAAGCCGCGCTTCGGGAAGCTGTTTTGATGAGTAAATTGAACTTCAAATATATTGACCGTATTCTAAGAGAGTGGAACAGGAAAGGAATTCGGACTGTCGAACAGGCGAGGGAGCAGGGAAAGCAGTTCAGACAGGGCCAGCAGCCAAGACAGACGCGTCCGCAGGAAAGTAAGAAAAAGGATATATCGTTGTATTATAACTGGTTGGAGGAGGACTCTTAA
- a CDS encoding PBP1A family penicillin-binding protein gives MSNDSQSRSARRKQAQSTKKGKNKKTGKVKRIFMILFTIGLLLALGVGLLFSYYIVTAPELDASKLSVPFSSKVYDQNDELVADLASDEKRTKITYDDIPQVMEDAVLATEDVRFYDHMGIDFRRIGGAVIANITGGFGAQGASTITQQVVKESFLSQEKTLKRKVQEQYLAIKLDQEYTKEEILEMYLNKIYYGDGAYGVAVAAETYFGKKDLSELTLPEAALLAGLPQRPSGYMPYDHPDLAQKRKNTVLSLMVQHGKITEAEAEEARNVKVEDMLVERQTEKATPYQAFIDRVEEEVREKMDGAEIYEDGLKIYTTLDTDAQDNVQQMLSNEGPIAWPDDELQTSLAVTDTKTGAIRAIGGGRNYQKGGYNYATDINRQPGSTFKPITAYGPAIEYDKISTYHQIKDEKTDFGNWSPNNFDNQFRGWVSARYALSRSLNIPAIKTLQEVGVGKGQDFAEGLGIDFGEDGMALNDAIGGGNTGVNPVQLAGAYAAFGNEGVYNEPFTVRKVEVPGEGTIDLTPEPESAMSSYTAYMISDMLKTTMTEGSGRAANISGLPVAGKTGTTNFGDVAPDSWFSGYTTNYTISIWTGYGEDNSRGLSDASKDIPKQIFKPLMTELSQGVETKDFSKPDTVVSVDVEEGSNPARLPSAYTPESRIVTELFHVDNQPSKVSKTFQKLDSVKGLAGKFNEETGSIDLSWKYGDADGVTFRVAASIDGGESRELTTTGDTSLEITNVNQGSSYEFSVTAISSDEDAQNSDPATVRVDTPGSNEEPEEEAEEEQDESQEENTEEQQEDDQQQENEQENQDQNEGSENGQGNESEDGSDSSDQGSNDQGNGGQGENNNGSDEQQTPEPPQEEPPAQDQPADQPDQQPQEEPAA, from the coding sequence ATGTCCAACGACAGCCAATCGCGTTCAGCACGAAGAAAGCAAGCTCAAAGCACGAAAAAAGGAAAAAACAAGAAAACTGGAAAAGTAAAACGTATATTTATGATCCTCTTTACCATCGGCTTACTTCTGGCCCTCGGTGTAGGACTATTATTCAGCTACTACATCGTCACAGCACCGGAACTCGATGCATCGAAATTATCCGTTCCTTTCTCTTCGAAAGTGTACGATCAAAATGATGAACTGGTTGCTGACCTTGCCAGCGATGAAAAAAGAACGAAAATTACTTATGACGATATTCCACAAGTCATGGAGGATGCGGTTCTTGCGACAGAAGACGTTCGCTTTTATGACCATATGGGAATCGATTTCCGACGAATCGGAGGTGCCGTCATTGCGAACATAACCGGCGGCTTCGGAGCACAAGGTGCCAGTACTATAACCCAGCAGGTTGTCAAAGAGTCGTTCCTTTCCCAGGAGAAGACGCTTAAACGTAAAGTCCAAGAGCAGTACCTGGCAATAAAACTCGACCAGGAATACACAAAAGAAGAAATTCTTGAAATGTACCTGAACAAGATCTATTACGGGGACGGAGCCTACGGTGTCGCGGTAGCGGCCGAAACTTACTTCGGCAAAAAAGACTTGAGCGAACTCACGCTCCCGGAAGCCGCTCTGCTTGCAGGACTGCCTCAGCGTCCAAGCGGATATATGCCATACGATCATCCTGATTTGGCACAAAAACGAAAAAACACCGTTCTCAGCCTGATGGTCCAGCACGGAAAGATCACCGAAGCGGAAGCCGAAGAAGCGCGTAACGTGAAGGTGGAAGATATGCTTGTCGAACGCCAGACGGAAAAAGCAACACCTTACCAGGCGTTCATCGACCGCGTGGAGGAAGAAGTACGAGAGAAAATGGATGGTGCGGAAATCTATGAGGATGGATTGAAAATCTATACCACTCTTGATACCGACGCACAGGATAATGTCCAACAAATGCTGAGCAACGAAGGTCCAATCGCGTGGCCGGATGATGAACTTCAAACAAGCCTGGCAGTTACGGATACTAAGACCGGTGCGATCCGCGCCATCGGCGGGGGACGCAACTATCAGAAAGGCGGTTATAACTATGCAACAGATATCAATCGCCAGCCTGGGTCGACGTTCAAACCGATAACGGCTTACGGCCCTGCCATCGAATATGACAAGATCTCTACGTATCACCAAATTAAAGATGAGAAAACCGATTTCGGTAACTGGAGCCCAAACAACTTCGATAATCAATTCCGCGGATGGGTTTCTGCCCGTTATGCTTTAAGCAGGTCCTTAAATATTCCGGCTATTAAAACCCTTCAGGAAGTAGGCGTCGGCAAAGGGCAGGACTTTGCGGAAGGATTAGGCATCGACTTCGGTGAAGATGGAATGGCCTTAAACGATGCAATCGGCGGCGGTAATACCGGCGTCAATCCGGTTCAACTTGCCGGTGCGTATGCCGCATTTGGTAACGAAGGTGTGTATAATGAGCCGTTCACGGTAAGAAAAGTAGAAGTTCCCGGAGAAGGGACTATTGACCTTACTCCAGAGCCGGAATCAGCGATGAGCAGCTACACTGCTTATATGATTTCAGACATGTTGAAAACGACCATGACAGAAGGTTCAGGGCGTGCCGCCAATATTTCCGGGCTCCCTGTAGCTGGTAAAACAGGAACCACCAACTTTGGTGATGTGGCACCTGACTCCTGGTTCAGCGGCTATACGACGAATTATACGATATCGATCTGGACCGGATACGGAGAGGATAATTCACGCGGATTGTCCGATGCTTCGAAAGATATTCCGAAGCAAATCTTTAAACCACTGATGACCGAGTTGTCGCAAGGGGTGGAAACGAAAGACTTTAGTAAACCGGACACCGTTGTTTCCGTCGATGTAGAAGAAGGATCCAATCCTGCACGTCTTCCAAGTGCCTATACTCCGGAAAGCAGAATCGTGACCGAATTGTTCCACGTTGACAATCAGCCATCTAAAGTTAGTAAGACGTTCCAGAAACTGGATTCCGTTAAAGGATTAGCTGGTAAATTCAATGAAGAAACAGGAAGCATTGATCTGAGTTGGAAATATGGAGATGCAGATGGAGTCACCTTCCGGGTCGCAGCATCCATTGACGGCGGAGAGAGCAGAGAACTTACGACTACCGGTGATACAAGTCTGGAGATCACCAATGTCAATCAAGGTTCAAGCTACGAATTCTCTGTTACCGCCATCAGCAGCGATGAGGATGCTCAAAACAGCGATCCTGCTACCGTCCGTGTCGATACCCCTGGTTCCAATGAAGAACCAGAAGAAGAAGCAGAAGAAGAACAGGACGAGTCGCAGGAAGAGAACACAGAAGAACAGCAGGAAGATGATCAACAGCAGGAAAACGAACAAGAAAATCAAGATCAAAATGAAGGCAGTGAAAACGGCCAAGGAAACGAGAGCGAAGACGGTTCAGATAGTAGTGATCAAGGAAGCAACGATCAAGGGAACGGCGGGCAAGGCGAAAATAATAACGGCTCAGACGAGCAGCAAACGCCGGAACCTCCTCAAGAGGAACCACCAGCTCAAGATCAACCGGCCGATCAGCCTGATCAACAGCCGCAGGAAGAACCTGCTGCCTAA
- a CDS encoding pyridoxal phosphate-dependent aminotransferase: MQLAERVQSLTPSTTLAITAKAKALKAEGHDVIGLGAGEPDFNTPSYILDAAKRAMDEGMTKYTPAGGIPELKNSITSKLKRDQGLNYTNEQIIVTTGAKHALFTLFQVLLNEGDEVIVPAPYWVSYPEQIKLAQGNPVIVAAEEENHFKLTPEQLKNSITSRTKAVIINSPSNPTGMMYSKDELEALGSVCEENDILIISDEIYEKLIYTDEQHVSIAQISDALYDRTVIINGVSKSHSMTGWRIGFAAGNKDIIKAMSNLASHSTSNPTSIAQYAALAAYTGSEEKVEEMKEAFKERLDVLYQRLVEVPGVTCVKPQGAFYLFPNVKQAAEQGGFGNVDEWVKALLDEEKVALVPGSGFGSPDNVRLSYATSLDQLEKAAERIKRFVENHQS; the protein is encoded by the coding sequence ATGCAATTAGCTGAACGTGTTCAATCATTAACGCCATCCACCACCCTGGCCATCACAGCGAAAGCCAAAGCATTAAAAGCAGAAGGGCACGATGTAATCGGTTTGGGTGCAGGCGAGCCTGATTTCAATACTCCGTCCTACATATTGGATGCTGCCAAACGGGCGATGGACGAAGGTATGACGAAATATACTCCAGCTGGCGGAATTCCGGAATTGAAGAACAGTATTACGAGCAAGCTGAAACGCGATCAAGGGTTGAACTATACAAACGAACAGATTATTGTAACTACAGGAGCGAAGCATGCCTTATTTACACTGTTCCAAGTTCTTCTGAATGAGGGCGATGAAGTAATCGTCCCTGCACCGTACTGGGTCAGCTATCCGGAGCAGATCAAGCTTGCACAAGGTAATCCGGTGATCGTGGCAGCAGAAGAGGAGAACCACTTTAAATTAACTCCGGAACAGCTCAAGAATTCTATAACGTCACGGACAAAAGCGGTCATCATCAACTCACCGAGTAATCCGACGGGGATGATGTATTCCAAGGATGAGCTGGAAGCTCTCGGCAGCGTATGCGAGGAAAACGATATCCTTATCATTTCCGACGAAATCTATGAGAAGCTGATTTATACGGATGAGCAACATGTGTCCATCGCTCAGATTTCTGACGCATTATACGACCGGACCGTCATTATCAACGGTGTGTCAAAGTCTCATTCGATGACAGGGTGGCGAATCGGATTTGCCGCTGGAAACAAAGACATTATTAAAGCGATGTCCAACCTGGCTTCCCACTCGACATCCAACCCGACTTCTATCGCTCAATACGCAGCACTGGCAGCGTACACGGGCTCTGAAGAGAAGGTGGAAGAAATGAAAGAAGCATTTAAAGAACGTTTGGATGTTCTTTATCAACGGCTTGTGGAAGTTCCGGGAGTGACATGCGTGAAGCCGCAAGGGGCTTTCTATTTGTTCCCGAACGTGAAACAGGCAGCAGAGCAAGGCGGTTTCGGAAATGTGGATGAATGGGTGAAGGCTCTTCTTGATGAAGAGAAAGTAGCACTCGTTCCGGGTTCCGGCTTTGGAAGTCCGGATAATGTCCGACTATCCTACGCAACTTCATTAGACCAGCTGGAAAAAGCTGCGGAACGAATCAAACGGTTCGTAGAAAATCATCAATCATAA